The Faecalibacter sp. LW9 genome has a segment encoding these proteins:
- a CDS encoding HlyD family secretion protein, translating into MAAKHLTKGEKRLNRTLSIIAWVFIIIGAGAMVWFYFFSSTHVNTNDAQVRQYITPVSSRVPGFIDKINFEENQYVHKGDTLVVIDNREYINEVNIAAANLESTAESVATYESAVNTKATNANVIHANIEAAKIEVWRTEKDYVRFKNLVEQDAATVQQFEEVEAKYKQAKANLLALEQQIHLINVSTSEEKTKVAPAKTQISHRKAELSNAKLKLSYTYVIAPYDGWVGVKNIQEGQLIKEGQALVQVVSKEKWIIANFKETQIGKIDISQPVHFTADAYPDIEFEGYIESLSPASGSEFSLIKPDNATGNFVKIEQRFPIKILIINTKHNDKLRSGMNVLVTTEKLK; encoded by the coding sequence ATGGCAGCAAAACATTTGACAAAAGGAGAAAAAAGATTAAATCGTACATTGTCGATAATTGCTTGGGTTTTTATTATCATAGGAGCTGGAGCAATGGTTTGGTTTTATTTCTTTTCGAGCACACACGTTAATACGAATGATGCTCAGGTAAGACAATATATTACTCCAGTTTCGAGTCGTGTTCCTGGTTTTATCGATAAAATTAATTTCGAAGAAAATCAATATGTTCATAAAGGGGATACATTGGTCGTAATTGATAATAGAGAATACATCAACGAAGTAAATATAGCCGCAGCAAATTTAGAAAGTACAGCAGAATCGGTAGCGACGTATGAAAGCGCTGTAAACACAAAAGCAACCAACGCGAATGTGATTCATGCCAACATTGAAGCAGCAAAAATTGAAGTTTGGCGAACTGAGAAAGATTATGTTCGTTTCAAAAATTTAGTTGAACAAGATGCCGCAACAGTACAACAATTTGAAGAAGTTGAAGCGAAATACAAACAAGCGAAAGCAAATTTATTAGCGTTAGAACAACAAATTCATTTAATTAATGTCAGTACTTCGGAAGAGAAAACCAAAGTAGCACCAGCGAAGACACAAATCTCACACCGTAAAGCTGAATTAAGTAATGCGAAATTAAAATTATCGTATACTTATGTGATTGCGCCTTATGATGGATGGGTAGGGGTTAAAAATATTCAAGAAGGACAATTAATTAAAGAAGGTCAAGCATTAGTACAGGTCGTGTCGAAAGAGAAATGGATCATTGCCAACTTTAAAGAAACACAAATTGGAAAAATTGATATTTCACAACCTGTTCACTTTACAGCAGATGCGTATCCTGATATTGAATTTGAAGGATATATCGAATCATTATCGCCAGCATCTGGATCGGAGTTCTCTTTGATTAAACCGGATAATGCAACAGGAAATTTCGTTAAAATTGAACAACGTTTCCCAATTAAAATATTAATAATAAATACAAAACATAACGATAAATTACGTTCAGGGATGAATGTTTTGGTAACGACAGAAAAATTAAAATAA
- a CDS encoding TolC family protein, which produces MVFNFFRYHVLFCALFFSVVSFAQSKNGIFSLDEAIEIGMNNNKIIQISSINEAIAHTKEKDLKMEKLPDIDFKTGFKVLGNIRQFENGFFNPSTKYEVPREQYNFTLSAEIPIYLGGRLKNDELKAEIETEISELKTKKTGKDLRLQIVTGYLQVRHIEDQQELLREKMHEDSVNIHHIDALRKNGVVTNNEVLRAKLQLSNHKMAYTELDNQIAIVEHQIKTLISFPEHEEFHVTTQGLISDTELLGFEEQLVEEAYEKNEALEIAKKDIHIKNIEKKIVRTNQLPIITGGGEYGYNYPNFMFFPPVAHLYRFGAVGFSVKVPLFNFYKNREKMAIASEKINIAKLEVEEKEEQIRNDVYRATRLYQEAIEKIEIAKEAMEQAKENYRIVKLKYANQLSLITELIDADNAYLEAESQMISLQINKQLKYYQLQYILGNL; this is translated from the coding sequence ATGGTATTTAACTTTTTTAGATATCACGTGCTGTTTTGTGCACTTTTCTTTTCAGTAGTAAGTTTTGCGCAATCCAAGAATGGTATATTCTCACTCGATGAGGCGATAGAAATTGGGATGAATAATAATAAAATTATTCAGATCAGTTCTATCAACGAAGCAATTGCTCATACAAAAGAAAAAGACCTTAAAATGGAAAAATTACCTGATATCGACTTTAAAACAGGTTTTAAAGTATTAGGTAATATTCGACAATTTGAGAACGGTTTCTTCAACCCATCAACTAAATATGAAGTTCCGAGGGAACAATACAATTTTACATTATCAGCCGAAATTCCAATTTATTTGGGAGGACGCCTTAAAAACGATGAATTAAAAGCAGAAATTGAAACAGAGATTTCTGAATTAAAAACAAAGAAAACAGGAAAAGATTTGCGTTTGCAAATCGTGACGGGTTATTTACAAGTACGTCACATTGAAGATCAACAAGAATTATTGCGTGAAAAAATGCACGAAGATTCGGTGAATATTCATCACATTGATGCCTTAAGAAAAAATGGGGTGGTAACGAATAATGAGGTTTTGAGAGCTAAACTTCAATTGTCTAATCACAAGATGGCGTATACCGAATTGGATAATCAAATCGCGATTGTAGAACACCAAATTAAAACGTTAATTTCTTTCCCTGAGCATGAAGAATTTCATGTTACCACACAAGGATTAATTTCAGACACTGAACTTTTAGGATTCGAGGAGCAATTGGTAGAAGAAGCTTATGAAAAGAATGAAGCGTTAGAGATTGCGAAAAAAGACATCCATATTAAAAATATCGAGAAAAAAATTGTTCGAACCAATCAGTTACCAATAATTACAGGTGGTGGAGAATACGGGTACAACTATCCCAACTTTATGTTCTTTCCTCCGGTGGCCCATTTGTATCGATTTGGTGCTGTTGGTTTTAGTGTAAAAGTTCCATTGTTTAATTTTTACAAAAACCGTGAGAAAATGGCAATTGCTTCGGAAAAAATTAATATTGCCAAATTAGAAGTGGAGGAAAAGGAAGAGCAGATCAGAAATGATGTGTATCGTGCGACTCGTCTTTATCAAGAGGCCATTGAAAAAATAGAAATTGCGAAAGAAGCTATGGAGCAAGCCAAAGAAAACTACCGTATCGTAAAACTTAAATATGCGAATCAATTGAGTTTGATTACAGAGTTAATCGATGCTGATAATGCATATCTGGAAGCAGAATCGCAAATGATTTCATTACAAATTAATAAACAATTAAAATACTATCAATTACAATACATTTTAGGAAACTTATAA
- a CDS encoding AraC family transcriptional regulator — translation MSKFEPKFEEINEQNIDFYINHFRIEKIESLVHQHNKAQLLYAEGGIVHIFTNEKHWYLPARCFMIIPANVQHSLLSFSTNIQLYNFYFNIKEEDDDFYRKKNIYFANDLLREMIIYTKQWNGKLEPNTTAYDFLKAVKSILPEINKKEIPFPIQHPFPRDEKLIEISLFLTRNIEKNYTLEEIAHEFGMSSRTISRKFKNDLGMNYIRFLRSLRITKSLELIAENKYNMYEIAMLVGYNSLSTFSNIFFKVLNMRPTEYHHMIQNRK, via the coding sequence ATGAGTAAATTTGAACCAAAATTTGAAGAGATAAATGAACAAAATATTGATTTTTATATCAACCATTTTAGAATAGAAAAAATCGAATCACTTGTACATCAACATAACAAAGCACAGTTGCTGTATGCAGAAGGTGGAATCGTCCATATTTTCACCAATGAAAAACATTGGTACTTACCCGCACGTTGCTTTATGATTATCCCTGCTAATGTCCAACATTCTTTACTGAGTTTTAGCACTAATATTCAGTTATATAACTTTTATTTCAATATCAAAGAGGAAGACGATGATTTTTATCGCAAAAAAAACATCTATTTCGCGAATGATCTCCTGCGAGAAATGATCATATATACGAAACAATGGAATGGAAAATTAGAACCGAATACCACTGCTTATGATTTTTTAAAAGCGGTTAAATCTATTTTACCGGAAATCAACAAGAAAGAAATTCCATTCCCAATTCAACATCCTTTTCCAAGAGATGAAAAATTAATCGAAATTTCCTTATTTCTTACCCGTAATATCGAAAAAAATTATACTCTCGAAGAAATCGCCCACGAATTTGGAATGAGTTCCCGTACGATATCCCGAAAATTTAAAAATGATTTAGGTATGAATTATATTCGTTTTTTACGTTCATTACGAATTACCAAATCGTTGGAACTAATTGCGGAAAATAAATACAACATGTATGAAATCGCTATGTTAGTCGGTTATAACAGCTTATCTACATTCAGTAATATTTTCTTTAAAGTGCTAAATATGCGTCCTACGGAATATCATCATATGATTCAAAACCGCAAGTAA